From the genome of Sporomusa sphaeroides DSM 2875:
GAAGCTTACGCCGCCGGCGGCATCCCTTTTCTCGAAATAAAAAACAGTCAGTTACAGCGCGCGCTGCTGATGAGCGCCTCTGTGGAACAACTGAAATTAGCCGGCTCCTGGGAACAGGCCCGGATGAAAGAGATGGATGCTTATATTGCCATCAGAGCCAGTTTTAATATTACCGAAATGGCTGACGTCCCCTCTGCTCAACTGCAAAGCTACCAGCAAAACTGGGTTAAGCCTGTACACCTTGACATCCGCGTTCCCGACACCAAATGGTGCATTTTACGCTGGCCTAATGCCTCTATGGCACAACTGGCTAACAGCAGCACCGAAGCCTTTGAAGAGTTCTATTTCAATGTCTGCAACCTTGACTATGCCAAAATGGCCAAAGCTATGGACCCCTTAATTGAGCTTATGGAAAAAACCGATAAAGTCAAAATTACCGGCCCCGGCACCGATCTCACCTTTTCCATAAAAGGCATTCCGGCTGTAAAATGCTCCGGACTCAGAAATATACCGGACGGCGAAGTCTATACCGCGCCTGTCAAAGATTCGGTAAACGGCGTACTGACCTATAATACGCCGGCAGTATATCAAGGCTTCACCTACGAAAATATCAGCCTGGAATTCCAAAACGGCAAAATCGTCAAGGCTACTGCCAATAACAGCGAAAAAATCAATAAAATTTTTGACACCGATGAAGGCTCCCGCTATATTGGCGAATTTGCCCTGGGCGTTAATCCCTATATTGAAACCCCGATGAAAGATACCCTCTTTGATGAAAAAATCAAAGGCAGCTTCCACTTTACTCCTGGTAATGCCTATGAC
Proteins encoded in this window:
- a CDS encoding aminopeptidase produces the protein MDPRVKTLGKNLIGYSTSLKPGEKILIEMYDDALPLAKALVDEAYAAGGIPFLEIKNSQLQRALLMSASVEQLKLAGSWEQARMKEMDAYIAIRASFNITEMADVPSAQLQSYQQNWVKPVHLDIRVPDTKWCILRWPNASMAQLANSSTEAFEEFYFNVCNLDYAKMAKAMDPLIELMEKTDKVKITGPGTDLTFSIKGIPAVKCSGLRNIPDGEVYTAPVKDSVNGVLTYNTPAVYQGFTYENISLEFQNGKIVKATANNSEKINKIFDTDEGSRYIGEFALGVNPYIETPMKDTLFDEKIKGSFHFTPGNAYDVAFNGNKSAIHWDLVCIQNPEYGGGEIYFDDKLIRKDGRFVLSALEGLNPENLM